The Amblyomma americanum isolate KBUSLIRL-KWMA chromosome 6, ASM5285725v1, whole genome shotgun sequence genome has a window encoding:
- the LOC144094930 gene encoding E3 SUMO-protein ligase PIAS1-like, whose translation MLCLPINIVAMCILSAAVCNRVWVRWLTTMSTQPYAAAVFPMRKQTTAALLRRREQRGDQNADETRTMVKQKLWCQPYSDVVISSFRMTLACPQGRTGMGVLCRGTDCSRLECFDATHYLRMNEKTLSWTFPLCGRLAPFPSLVVDKLFTEILAMTPSDCIMVLFHEDGSWSSLAPKEEMVPVKGASSSSELPACRSSTPPTSTSSELCERLRKWSRIEVIDLAELDDDEDSGTVLLRR comes from the coding sequence ATGTTGTGTTTGCCCATCAACATAGTGGCAATGTGCATCCTTTCCGCGGCAGTGTGCAACCGAGTGTGGGTGAGGTGGCTGACTACTATGTCGACTCAGCCGTATGCGGCAGCTGTGTTCCCGATGAGGAAGCAGACAACAGCGGCGCTTCTGCGCCGACGGGAGCAGAGAGGCGATCAGAATGCAGACGAGACCAGAACGATGGTCAAGCAGAAGCTGTGGTGCCAACCGTACTCGGACGTTGTGATATCGAGCTTTCGCATGACCCTCGCATGCCCGCAGGGAAGGACGGGAATGGGTGTCCTGTGTCGAGGGACGGACTGCAGCCGCTTGGAGTGCTTCGACGCGACCCACTACCTGAGAATGAACGAGAAGACGCTGTCCTGGACGTTCCCCTTGTGCGGACGGCTGGCCCCCTTTCCATCTCTGGTGGTCGACAAGCTGTTCACGGAGATCCTCGCGATGACACCTAGTGACTGCATTATGGTTCTCTTCCACGAAGACGGCTCCTGGTCCTCCCTGGCGCCCAAGGAAGAGATGGTGCCCGTTAAAGGTGCCAGTTCCTCCTCAGAGCTTCCCGCCTGTCGGAGCTCAACCCCTCCGACGTCTACGTCAAGCGAGCTATGCGAGAGACTCCGTAAGTGGTCTCGGATTGAGGTCATCGACCTGGCAGAactcgacgacgacgaggacAGTGGCACCGTCTTGTTGAGGCGCTGA